A window from Vigna angularis cultivar LongXiaoDou No.4 chromosome 7, ASM1680809v1, whole genome shotgun sequence encodes these proteins:
- the LOC108319284 gene encoding photosynthetic NDH subunit of subcomplex B 3, chloroplastic produces the protein MASMNLFTTISLAPDSRNSTAYFPRRRANFVALAATSPESPPEIELEFIGPKAGSDGKYPVEKAKAISGEKLLRNIMTDNKIELYATYGKLMNCGGGGSCGTCIVEIIEGKDLLNERTNTELRYLKKKPESWRLACQTIVGNKENSGKVVVQRIPQRKK, from the exons ATGGCTTCCATGAATTTATTCACCACCATTTCCCTCGCCCCAGACAGCCGGAATTCCACCGCCTATTTTCCCCGGAGGCGGGCCAACTTCGTCGCTCTGGCCGCCACTTCGCCGGAATCTCCTCCGGAAATAGAGCTCGAGTTCATCGGG CCGAAAGCGGGGAGTGATGGGAAGTATCCGGTGGAAAAAGCAAAAGCGATAAGCGGAGAGAAGCTGTTGAGGAATATCATGACGGATAACAAGATCGAGCTTTACGCCACCTAT GGGAAACTGATGAACTGCGGAGGAGGAGGTAGCTGTGGAACTTGCATCGTAGag ATTATTGAAGGAAAAGATCTTTTAAATGAAAGAACCAATACGGAACTCAGATATCTCAAGAAG AAACCTGAATCTTGGAGGCTGGCTTGTCAAACTATTGTTGGAAACAAAGAAAACTCTGGCAAG GTTGTTGTTCAAAGGATTCCTCAGCGGAAGAAGTAA
- the LOC108319299 gene encoding pentatricopeptide repeat-containing protein At5g11310, mitochondrial, producing MLSRSLKSPHSLFSLRSLPCTPNPISTPNPIPNLNPSFRPSPHRLFSSSWLSEPGNPIIQWPSLPKPNPPPNSNPNPNPAPDPTSPNLNAFSLISNLFTDPSVSPGPVLHAQLDRSAIEPDPASLLAVFDHFGSSPKLLHSLFLWAQTRPGFRPDPNLFDAVVNALAKAREFDVAWKLVLDHVGGDGEEENESLVSVKTFAIMIRRYARAGMSKLAIRTYEFAKDNKSIVDSGSEMSLFEILMDSLCKEGSVREASEYFLWKKELDLSWVPSIRVYNIMLNGWFRSRKLKQGERLWAEMKKENVRPSVVTYGTLVEGYCRMRRVEKALETVGDMTREGIAPNAIVYNPIIDALAEAGRFKEALGMLERFHVLEIGPTDSTYNSLIKGFCKAADLVGASKILKMMISRGFVPSPTTYNYFFRYFSRCGKVEEGMNLYAKLIESGYTPDRLTYHLLVKMLCEEGKLDMAVQVSKEMRHNGYDMDLATSTMLIHLLCKMQRLEEAFAEFEDMIRRGIVPQYLTFQRMKAELKRQGMTEMAQKLCKLMSSVPYSGNLPNTYGGDREDALTRRKSIIRKAKAFSDMLKDCKDPSELRQYRNSSENAVSSAKSMIVEIEGK from the exons ATGCTCTCTCGTTCTCTGAAATCCCCTCATTCCCTCTTCTCCCTCCGTTCATTACCCTGTACTCCAAACCCAATCTCAACCCCAAACCCTATTCCTAACCTAAACCCTTCCTTCCGACCCTCCCCACACCgtctcttctcttcttcatgGCTATCCGAACCGGGAAATCCAATCATCCAATGGCCCTCACTACCCAAACCAAACCCTCCTCCAAATTCCAACCCCAACCCTAACCCCGCACCCGACCCTACCTCTCCAAACCTAAACGCCTTCTCCCTCATTTCCAACCTCTTCACGGACCCCTCCGTCTCGCCCGGTCCGGTCCTCCACGCCCAACTCGACCGCTCCGCCATCGAACCGGACCCGGCTTCCCTGCTCGCCGTCTTCGACCACTTTGGCTCGTCCCCCAAGCTCCTACACTCGCTCTTCCTCTGGGCCCAGACGCGACCCGGCTTCAGGCCCGACCCGAACCTCTTTGACGCCGTCGTCAATGCACTCGCAAAGGCAAGGGAATTTGACGTCGCATGGAAACTCGTTCTCGATCACGTCGGTGGAGATGGGGAAGAAGAAAACGAAAGCTTGGTTTCCGTTAAGACCTTTGCCATCATGATTCGACGCTATGCTCGTGCAG gtATGTCCAAACTTGCAATCAGAACTTATGAATTCGCTAAAGATAACAAGTCCATTGTGGATTCTGGCTCAGAAATGAGTTTGTTTGAGATATTGATGGATTCACTTTGTAAAGAAGGGTCGGTGAGGGAAGCTTCAGAGTATTTCCTTTGGAAAAAGGAGTTGGACTTAAGTTGGGTTCCTTCTATTCGGGTTTATAACATAATGTTGAATGGATGGTTTCGATCGAGGAAACTTAAGCAGGGCGAGAGACTTTGGGCAGAGATGAAGAAGGAGAACGTGAGACCAAGTGTTGTGACATATGGTACCCTTGTGGAAGGATATTGCCGGATGCGACGTGTAGAAAAAGCACTCGAAACGGTTGGTGATATGACCAGAGAAGGAATTGCACCAAATGCAATTGTATACAACCCAATAATTGATGCACTAGCAGAAGCTGGAAGATTCAAAGAGGCTTTGGGTATGTTGGAACGATTTCATGTTTTGGAAATTGGCCCTACTGATTCAACATATAATTCTCTCATAAAGGGGTTTTGCAAGGCTGCAGATCTTGTTGGTGCTAGTAAGATTCTTAAAATGATGATAAGCAGGGGCTTCGTCCCAAGTCCCACTACCTATAACTACTTTTTTAGGTACTTTTCAAGATGTGGAAAAGTTGAGGAGGGGATGAACCTGTATGCAAAGTTGATTGAGTCTGGTTATACCCCAGACCGCTTAACTTACCATCTTTTGGTGAAGATGTTATGTGAAGAGGGGAAGTTAGACATGGCAGTTCAAGTTAGCAAGGAAATGAGGCATAATGGATATGATATGGACTTGGCTACCAGCACCATGTTAATTCATTTGCTCTGCAAAATGCAGAGGTTGGAAGAGGCTTTTGCTGAATTTGAGGACATGATAAGAAGGGGTATAGTTCCTCAGTATCTCACTTTCCAGAGAATGAAAGCTGAGTTAAAGAGACAAGGTATGACTGAAATGGCTCAAAAGCTTTGCAAATTAATGTCTTCTGTTCCCTATTCTGGGAACTTGCCAAATACTTATGGTGGAGACAGAGAAGATGCTCTTACACGGAGAAAATCTATAATTCGGAAAGCTAAAGCATTTTCTGATATGCTGAAGGACTGTAAGGATCCCAGTGAACTTCGTCAGTATAGAAATTCATCAGAAAATGCTGTCTCAAGCGCAAAATCTATGATAGTGGAGATTGAGGGAAAATGA